One stretch of Juglans microcarpa x Juglans regia isolate MS1-56 chromosome 3D, Jm3101_v1.0, whole genome shotgun sequence DNA includes these proteins:
- the LOC121254535 gene encoding ER lumen protein-retaining receptor erd-2.2-like, which translates to MRAQRKPIHAVSTWVRRQPPKVKAFLAVVSGMAALVLLRFIVHDHDNLFVAAEAVHSIGISVLIYKLMKENSCAGLSLKSQELTAIFLAVRLYCSFVMEYDIHTLLDLATLATTLWVIYMIRFKLKSSYMEDKDNFAIYFVAVPCFVLALFIHPSTSHHLLNRIFWAFCVYLEAVSVLPQLRVMQNTKIVEPFTAHYVFALGVARFLSCAHWVLQVLDSRGHLLVALGYGLWPSMVLISEIVQTFILADFCYYYVKSVFGGQLVLRLPSGVV; encoded by the exons ATGAGGGCTCAACGAAAGCCGATCCACGCCGTGTCGACATGGGTGCGGCGACAGCCTCCCAAAGTGAAGGCCTTCTTGGCCGTGGTCTCGGGCATGGCGGCGCTGGTCTTGCTTCGATTCATTGTCCACGACCACGACAACCTCTTTGTGGCCGCCGAGGCCGTCCACTCCATCGGAATATCCGTACTCATCTACAAGCTCATGAAGGAGAACTCTTGCGCTG GACTATCGCTCAAATCCCAGGAATTAACAGCTATTTTTTTAGCTGTTAGGCTCTACTGCAGTTTTGTTATGGAATATGATATACACACCCTGCTTGATTTGGCTACATTGGCGACAACCCTGTGGGTTATTTATATGATCCGCTTTAAATTAAAGTCTAGTTACATGGAAGACAAAGACAATTTTGCAATATATTTTGTG GCAGTACCCTGTTTCGTGTTGGCTTTGTTCATTCATCCATCAACTTCTCACCATTTACTGAACCGGATCTTCTGGGCATTCTGTGTCTATCTGGAGGCTGTATCAGTGCTACCCCAGTTGCGGGTAATGCAGAATACAAAG ATTGTTGAACCATTCACTGCTCACTACGTGTTTGCTTTAGGTGTGGCAAGGTTCTTGAGCTGTGCCCATTGGGTTCTCCAG GTTTTAGATAGTCGTGGACACTTGCTGGTAGCGCTGGGTTATGGATTATGGCCTTCTATGGTTCTTATCTCAGAAATTGTCCAAACTTTCATCTTAGCAGACTTCTGTTACTATTATGTCAAAAG TGTATTTGGCGGGCAGCTTGTCCTCCGCCTACCCTCTGGGGTGGTATGA
- the LOC121254532 gene encoding type III polyketide synthase B-like isoform X2, translating into MSEEILKKYPELAVEGLPTVKQRLDICNDAVTRMAVEASQACLKNWGRSPSDITHLVYVSSSEARLPGGDLYLAKGLGLSPETQRVMLYFVGCSGGVAGLRVAKDIAENNPGSRVLLATSETTIIGFKPPSAERPYDLVGVALFGDGAGAMIIGSDPVLGYEKPLFELHTAIQQFLPNTEKTIDGRLTEEGISFKLARELPQIIEDNIEGFCKKLMEVVGFPDKEYNKMFWAVHPGGPAILNRMEKRLDLSPEKLNASRRALMDYGNASSNTIVYVLEYMIEESLKMKKESQGDDGEWGLILAFGPGISFEGVLARNLTV; encoded by the coding sequence ATGTCAGAAGAGATCCTAAAGAAGTACCCGGAGCTTGCGGTTGAAGGCTTACCCACTGTAAAGCAAAGGCTAGATATCTGTAATGATGCCGTCACAAGAATGGCTGTCGAAGCTTCGCAAGCTTGCCTCAAGAATTGGGGCAGGTCTCCTTCAGATATAACCCACTTAGTCTATGTCTCATCAAGTGAAGCTCGGCTGCCCGGCGGCGATCTTTACCTAGCAAAAGGCCTCGGGCTTAGTCCTGAGACTCAAAGGGTCATGCTGTATTTTGTGGGCTGCTCTGGAGGGGTTGCTGGCCTTCGAGTTGCAAAGGACATTGCTGAAAACAATCCTGGGAGCCGGGTTTTGCTTGCAACTTCTGAAACTACCATTATAGGGTTCAAGCCGCCAAGTGCAGAGAGACCATATGATCTGGTTGGTGTTGCACTCTTTGGAGATGGTGCAGGAGCCATGATCATTGGCTCAGACCCAGTTTTAGGCTATGAAAAACCTCTCTTTGAACTGCATACAGCAATACAACAATTCCTACCAAACACCGAGAAAACAATTGATGGACGGCTGACAGAAGAGGGGATCAGCTTCAAACTAGCAAGGGAGCTTCCTCAGATAATTGAAGATAACATTGAAGGATTCTGTAAGAAGTTGATGGAAGTTGTTGGGTTTCCTGACAAGGAATACAATAAGATGTTTTGGGCAGTTCATCCGGGTGGACCTGCAATCTTGAATCGGATGGAAAAGCGGCTTGACTTGTCACCAGAGAAGCTAAATGCAAGTAGACGAGCTTTAATGGATTATGGCAATGCTAGCAGCAATACCATTGTGTATGTGCTGGAGTACATGATAGAAGAGAGCCTTAAGATGAAGAAGGAAAGCCAAGGGGATGATGGTGAATGGGGCCTGATACTGGCTTTTGGACCTGGGATTTCCTTTGAGGGAGTTCTAGCAAGGAACCTCACTGTCTAG
- the LOC121254533 gene encoding 5'-methylthioadenosine nucleosidase-like — protein MTPSGDQLEDAVVSHIEDRPISSILIIIAMQTEALPLVNKFQLTEELSMLPKGVPWVCYRGIYKNLNINLIWPGKDLSLGVDSVGTVSASLVTYASIQALKPDLIINAGTAGGFKAKGASVGDVFLASACAFHDRRIPIPVFDMYGVGLRQAFCSPNLLKELNLKVGKLSTGDSLDMSPQDEASIIANDATIKDMEGAAVAYVADLLKVPAIFVKAVTYIVDGEKPTAEEFLQNLVAVTAALDQAVTQVLDFVNGKCLSQL, from the exons ATGACTCCTTCTGGTGACCAATTGGAGGACGCCGTCGTTTCGCATATAGAAGACCGGCCCATTTCCTCCATTCTCATCATCATCG CTATGCAAACTGAGGCACTTCCTTTAGTGAACAAGTTCCAGCTTACCGAGGAACTCTCCAT GTTACCAAAGGGGGTTCCTTGGGTATGTTATCGTGGTATTTACAAGAATCTTAACATCAATTTGATCTGGCCAGGGAAAGATTTATCTTTGG GGGTTGATAGTGTAGGTACAGTGTCGGCTTCTCTTGTAACCTATGCATCTATCCAAGCATTAAAGCCAGACCTAATTATAAATGCAGGCACTGCCGGTGGCTTTAAG GCCAAAGGAGCAAGTGTTGGTGATGTGTTTCTTGCATCTGCTTGTGCTTTTCATGATAGAAGAATACCTATACCT GTGTTTGATATGTATGGAGTTGGTTTACGCCAGGCCTTCTGCTCTCCCAATCTTCTTAAGGAGCTTAATCTAAAG GTTGGGAAATTGTCTACTGGTGACTCTCTAGATATGTCCCCACAAGATGAAGCATCTATCATTGCAAATGACGCTACAATTAAAGACATGGAG GGAGCCGCTGTTGCCTATGTGGCTGATCTTTTGAAAGTCCCTGCAATTTTTGTAAAAGCTGTGACTTACATAGTGGATGGTGAGAAACCAACTGCAGAGGAATTCTTGCAGAATTTGGTTGCTGTGACTGCTGCACTTGATCAAGCAGTCACTCAGGTTCTTGATTTCGTCAACGGAAAATGCCTCTCTCAACTTTGA
- the LOC121254531 gene encoding aquaporin-like isoform X2, which produces MKKMCMVGAKSNLSRPLHQCKSEKEKFEGGNRRNDTSKLSEILGLEELFSLNVWRASLGELIGTAIFVFAIDTIVISSYDAEIKAPKLLMSILIAIIIAILLLATNPVSGGHINPIITLAAALIGLISLSRAAIYILAQCAGAVLGALALKAVVNSTIEETFSLGGCTLTVIAPGPNGPIVIGLETSQALWLEIICTFVFLFTSIWMAFDIRQARNLGRVKIFSIIGIVVGLLVFVSTSVTAAKGYAGAGMNPARCLGPALVRGGHLWNGHWVFWAGPGIACVAFYLYTKIIPPQHFHAHGYKHDFLNILKALFPSDRVNRK; this is translated from the exons ATGAAGAAAATGTGTATGGTGGGAGCAAAGTCCAACCTTTCTCGGCCTCTACACCAATGCA AGTCGGAGAAAGAGAAATTCGAGGGAGGGAACAGACGCAATGATACCTCTAAATTGAGCGAGATTTTGGGCTTGGAGGAGTTGTTCTCTTTGAAT GTGTGGCGAGCATCTTTGGGAGAGCTGATTGGCACagcaatttttgtttttgcaattGACACCATAGTTATCTCCTCCTACGATGCTGAAATCAAAGCTCCAAAGCTTCTAATGTCGATCCTTATCGCCATCATTATCGCAATTCTCCTCCTTGCCACCAATCCAGTTTCCGGCGGACACATTAACCCCATCATCACCTTAGCCGCTGCCCTTATCGGCCTCATTTCTCTTTCAAGGGCTGCCATATACATTTTGGCACAGTGTGCGGGTGCTGTGCTTGGTGCACTTGCACTCAAAGCCGTGGTGAACAGCACCATCGAAGAAACATTTTCCCTTGGAGGCTGCACTCTCACTGTCATTGCACCAGGTCCAAATGGCCCCATTGTGATCGGCCTCGAAACAAGCCAGGCCCTTTGGCTCGAGATAATATGTACATTTGTGTTTCTTTTTACTTCGATATGGATGGCTTTTGATATTCGCCAGGCCAGAAATCTGGGCCGTGTCAAAATTTTCTCTATCATCGGAATAGTGGTGGGCCTCCTTGTGTTTGTGTCGACCTCCGTCACTGCCGCCAAGGGTTATGCCGGGGCCGGAATGAACCCGGCAAGGTGTTTGGGCCCGGCACTTGTTCGAGGGGGCCACCTCTGGAATGGGCACTGGGTGTTTTGGGCTGGGCCTGGTATTGCATGCGTGGCATTTTATCTGTACACTAAGATTA
- the LOC121254531 gene encoding aquaporin-like isoform X1 — translation MAENYVRAVVEDEENVYGGSKVQPFSASTPMSEKEKFEGGNRRNDTSKLSEILGLEELFSLNVWRASLGELIGTAIFVFAIDTIVISSYDAEIKAPKLLMSILIAIIIAILLLATNPVSGGHINPIITLAAALIGLISLSRAAIYILAQCAGAVLGALALKAVVNSTIEETFSLGGCTLTVIAPGPNGPIVIGLETSQALWLEIICTFVFLFTSIWMAFDIRQARNLGRVKIFSIIGIVVGLLVFVSTSVTAAKGYAGAGMNPARCLGPALVRGGHLWNGHWVFWAGPGIACVAFYLYTKIIPPQHFHAHGYKHDFLNILKALFPSDRVNRK, via the exons ATGGCTGAAAATTATGTGCGGGCAGTCGTAGAGGATGAAGAAAATGTGTATGGTGGGAGCAAAGTCCAACCTTTCTCGGCCTCTACACCAAT GTCGGAGAAAGAGAAATTCGAGGGAGGGAACAGACGCAATGATACCTCTAAATTGAGCGAGATTTTGGGCTTGGAGGAGTTGTTCTCTTTGAAT GTGTGGCGAGCATCTTTGGGAGAGCTGATTGGCACagcaatttttgtttttgcaattGACACCATAGTTATCTCCTCCTACGATGCTGAAATCAAAGCTCCAAAGCTTCTAATGTCGATCCTTATCGCCATCATTATCGCAATTCTCCTCCTTGCCACCAATCCAGTTTCCGGCGGACACATTAACCCCATCATCACCTTAGCCGCTGCCCTTATCGGCCTCATTTCTCTTTCAAGGGCTGCCATATACATTTTGGCACAGTGTGCGGGTGCTGTGCTTGGTGCACTTGCACTCAAAGCCGTGGTGAACAGCACCATCGAAGAAACATTTTCCCTTGGAGGCTGCACTCTCACTGTCATTGCACCAGGTCCAAATGGCCCCATTGTGATCGGCCTCGAAACAAGCCAGGCCCTTTGGCTCGAGATAATATGTACATTTGTGTTTCTTTTTACTTCGATATGGATGGCTTTTGATATTCGCCAGGCCAGAAATCTGGGCCGTGTCAAAATTTTCTCTATCATCGGAATAGTGGTGGGCCTCCTTGTGTTTGTGTCGACCTCCGTCACTGCCGCCAAGGGTTATGCCGGGGCCGGAATGAACCCGGCAAGGTGTTTGGGCCCGGCACTTGTTCGAGGGGGCCACCTCTGGAATGGGCACTGGGTGTTTTGGGCTGGGCCTGGTATTGCATGCGTGGCATTTTATCTGTACACTAAGATTA
- the LOC121254537 gene encoding probable alkaline/neutral invertase B has protein sequence MSTPNVDLSQNGHIKTTDTLFSVGGIEEFDFSKLLDRPRPLNMERQRSYDERSLHELTSGLSPGPPSRTDENPSRITDHFEYSFSPGRRSGYNTPRSLFGFEPHPMVAEAWDALRRSLVHFRGQPVGTIAALDNSEEKMNYDQVFVRDFVPSALAFLMNGEPEIVKNFLLKTLRLQSWEKKIDRFHLGEGVMPASFKVLHDPVRNNETLMADFGESAIGRVAPVDSGFWWIILLRAYTKSTGDTSLAELPECQKGMRLILSLCLSEGFDTFPTLLCADGCCMIDRRMGVYGYPIEIQALFFMALRCALLLLKQDDEGKEVVERIVKRLHALSFHMRSYFWIDLKQLNDIYRYKTEEYSHTAVNKFNVIPDSLPEWIFDFMPSRGGYFIGNVSPARMDFRWFCMGNCIAILSSLATPEQSTAIMDLIESRWEELVGEMPLKVCYPAIEGHEWRIVTGCDPKNTRWSYHNGGSWPVLLWLLTAACIKTGRPQIARRAIELAESRLLKDNWPEYYDGKLGRYIGKQARKSQTWSIAGYLVARMMLEDPSHLGMVALEEDKQTKPLLRRSNSWTF, from the exons ATGTCTACTCCCAACGTGGACCTATCTCAGAATGGGCATATAAAAACCACTGATACCTTATTTAGCGTTGGTGGAATTGAAGAATTTGATTTCTCAAAACTGTTAGACAGGCCAAGGCCTTTGAATATGGAGAGACAGAGATCATATGACGAAAGGTCGCTCCACGAATTAACTAGTGGCTTATCCCCAGGGCCCCCATCTAGAACTGATGAGAACCCTTCCCGAATAACCGACCATTTTGAATATTCATTTTCACCGGGTAGGAGGTCAGGCTATAATACCCCAAGGTCACTCTTTGGCTTCGAACCACATCCAATGGTTGCTGAAGCTTGGGATGCTTTGAGGCGATCATTGGTGCATTTCCGTGGTCAACCAGTAGGGACAATTGCTGCATTGgataattctgaagaaaaaATGAACTATGATCAG GTGTTTGTGAGAGACTTTGTCCCTAGTGCATTGGCTTTTTTGATGAATGGGGAGCCCGAGATAgtgaaaaattttcttttgaagactCTGCGCCTTCAGTCATGGGAGAAAAAGATTGATAGATTCCATCTAGGAGAAGGAGTAATGCCTGCCAGTTTCAAAGTATTACATGATCCAGTCAGGAACAATGAGACTTTGATGGCAGATTTTGGTGAGAGTGCAATTGGAAGAGTTGCTCCAGTTGATTCTGGATTCTGGTGGATTATATTGCTTCGGGCATACACAAAATCTACAGGAGACACTTCCTTGGCTGAGCTGCCTGAATGCCAGAAGGGCATGCGCTTAATTCTGAGTTTATGTCTTTCAGAGGGGTTTGACACTTTCCCAACTCTTCTCTGTGCTGATGGATGCTGCATGATTGATCGTAGAATG GGTGTTTATGGATATCCAATTGAAATTCAAGCACTTTTCTTCATGGCTTTAAGATGTGCTTTGCTTTTACTCAAGCAAGATGATGAAGGGAAGGAGGTTGTAGAACGAATCGTGAAACGCCTTCATGCCTTAAGCTTTCACATGAGAAGTTATTTTTGGATAGATTTGAAGCAGCTTAATGATATATATCGATATAAAACAGAAGAATATTCTCACACTGCCGTCAACAAGTTTAATGTAATACCTGATTCTCTTCCAGAATGGATTTTTGATTTTATGCCAAGTCGTGGCGGTTACTTCATTGGGAATGTCAGTCCTGCAAGAATGGATTTTCGTTGGTTTTGCATGGGCAATTGCATTGCAATCCTGTCATCCTTGGCAACCCCTGAACAGTCCACCGCAATTATGGATCTTATAGAATCACGATGGGAAGAATTGGTTGGAGAAATGCCACTGAAGGTTTGTTATCCAGCAATAGAAGGCCATGAATGGCGGATTGTAACAGGATGTGACCCGAAAAATACGAGATGGAGTTACCACAACGGTGGATCTTGGCCAG TGCTTTTATGGCTTTTGACTGCGGCATGTATCAAGACTGGGCGCCCCCAGATTGCCAGACGTGCCATTGAACTTGCTGAAAGCAGGTTGCTAAAGGATAACTGGCCCGAATATTACGACGGGAAGCTTGGTCGATATATTGGGAAGCAAGCCCGTAAATCCCAGACCTGGTCCATTGCTGGTTACTTGGTTGCAAGGATGATGCTTGAAGATCCATCTCATTTGGGTATGGTAGCCCTTGAAGAAGACAAGCAGACGAAGCCCCTGCTCAGAAGATCAAATTCATGGACATTCTGA
- the LOC121254532 gene encoding type III polyketide synthase B-like isoform X1, with product MGTVGVAGGGSTKVANPGKATILALGKAFPHQLVMQDYLVDGYFRDTNCDDPVLKQKLTRLCKTTTVKTRYVVMSEEILKKYPELAVEGLPTVKQRLDICNDAVTRMAVEASQACLKNWGRSPSDITHLVYVSSSEARLPGGDLYLAKGLGLSPETQRVMLYFVGCSGGVAGLRVAKDIAENNPGSRVLLATSETTIIGFKPPSAERPYDLVGVALFGDGAGAMIIGSDPVLGYEKPLFELHTAIQQFLPNTEKTIDGRLTEEGISFKLARELPQIIEDNIEGFCKKLMEVVGFPDKEYNKMFWAVHPGGPAILNRMEKRLDLSPEKLNASRRALMDYGNASSNTIVYVLEYMIEESLKMKKESQGDDGEWGLILAFGPGISFEGVLARNLTV from the exons ATGGGAACTGTGGGTGTTGCAGGAGGAGGTTCCACAAAAGTGGCCAACCCAGGCAAAGCTACAATTTTGGCTCTTGGAAAGGCATTCCCTCACCAGCTTGTTATGCAAGATTATCTCGTTGATGGGTACTTTAGAGACACCAACTGTGACGATCCTGTCCTCAAGCAGAAGCTTACTCGACTCT GCAAGACAACGACAGTTAAAACGAGGTATGTTGTGATGTCAGAAGAGATCCTAAAGAAGTACCCGGAGCTTGCGGTTGAAGGCTTACCCACTGTAAAGCAAAGGCTAGATATCTGTAATGATGCCGTCACAAGAATGGCTGTCGAAGCTTCGCAAGCTTGCCTCAAGAATTGGGGCAGGTCTCCTTCAGATATAACCCACTTAGTCTATGTCTCATCAAGTGAAGCTCGGCTGCCCGGCGGCGATCTTTACCTAGCAAAAGGCCTCGGGCTTAGTCCTGAGACTCAAAGGGTCATGCTGTATTTTGTGGGCTGCTCTGGAGGGGTTGCTGGCCTTCGAGTTGCAAAGGACATTGCTGAAAACAATCCTGGGAGCCGGGTTTTGCTTGCAACTTCTGAAACTACCATTATAGGGTTCAAGCCGCCAAGTGCAGAGAGACCATATGATCTGGTTGGTGTTGCACTCTTTGGAGATGGTGCAGGAGCCATGATCATTGGCTCAGACCCAGTTTTAGGCTATGAAAAACCTCTCTTTGAACTGCATACAGCAATACAACAATTCCTACCAAACACCGAGAAAACAATTGATGGACGGCTGACAGAAGAGGGGATCAGCTTCAAACTAGCAAGGGAGCTTCCTCAGATAATTGAAGATAACATTGAAGGATTCTGTAAGAAGTTGATGGAAGTTGTTGGGTTTCCTGACAAGGAATACAATAAGATGTTTTGGGCAGTTCATCCGGGTGGACCTGCAATCTTGAATCGGATGGAAAAGCGGCTTGACTTGTCACCAGAGAAGCTAAATGCAAGTAGACGAGCTTTAATGGATTATGGCAATGCTAGCAGCAATACCATTGTGTATGTGCTGGAGTACATGATAGAAGAGAGCCTTAAGATGAAGAAGGAAAGCCAAGGGGATGATGGTGAATGGGGCCTGATACTGGCTTTTGGACCTGGGATTTCCTTTGAGGGAGTTCTAGCAAGGAACCTCACTGTCTAG